A window from Zingiber officinale cultivar Zhangliang chromosome 7A, Zo_v1.1, whole genome shotgun sequence encodes these proteins:
- the LOC122000006 gene encoding zinc finger protein ZAT12-like, with protein MGSLKRSRGQEEVEGAELLLLLSLSCGPKTPASSKDKAKAAEEGEFKCKTCSRRFATFQALGGHRTSHKRPRVERPAAGKESGIGSHRCGVCGVEFALGQALGGHMRRHRVLAEAADVEERPVVGEFGRGDEAKKSNVCCIEFDKLVGRSSSQCQLLPLFV; from the coding sequence ATGGGCTCGCTGAAGCGATCGAGAGGTCAGGAAGAGGTAGAAGGCGCGGAGCTGCTGCTGTTGCTCTCCTTGTCCTGCGGCCCGAAGACTCCAGCGTCGTCGAAGGATAAGGCGAAGGCGGCGGAGGAAGGCGAGTTCAAGTGCAAGACGTGTAGTCGGCGGTTCGCGACGTTTCAGGCGCTGGGCGGGCACCGGACGAGCCACAAGCGGCCGAGGGTGGAGCGGCCGGCGGCGGGGAAGGAGAGTGGTATTGGCTCGCACCGGTGCGGTGTCTGCGGGGTGGAGTTCGCGCTGGGACAGGCGTTGGGCGGCCATATGAGGAGGCACAGAGTCCTGGCGGAGGCGGCGGACGTGGAGGAGCGGCCGGTGGTCGGCGAGTTTGGACGCGGCGACGAGGCGAAGAAGTCAAACGTGTGCTGTATCGAGTTCGATAAGTTGGTGGGGCGTAGCAGCTCTCAGTGTCAGCTACTGCCGCTGTTCGTATAG